Proteins co-encoded in one Candidatus Zixiibacteriota bacterium genomic window:
- the tatA gene encoding twin-arginine translocase TatA/TatE family subunit gives MFMPGWTELILIFLAVLLLFGAKRIPEIAQGLGRGIRDFKSSLRETKDEIEKLDQPEKNGDSKKQESGGDTR, from the coding sequence CTGTTTATGCCGGGTTGGACCGAGCTGATACTAATCTTTCTGGCGGTGCTTCTGCTTTTCGGAGCCAAACGGATTCCGGAAATTGCCCAGGGGCTGGGTAGAGGCATTCGCGATTTCAAATCCTCTCTGCGCGAGACCAAAGACGAAATAGAGAAACTGGATCAGCCGGAAAAAAATGGTGATTCCAAAAAGCAAGAAAGCGGCGGAGATACCAGGTGA
- a CDS encoding DUF4321 domain-containing protein, with protein sequence MKRRDILFLVFVLTLAGIVGGLVGDIVASYLPEGAVKTLIEKNIPIGFDAVGFDFYIISFTFGFKVAINFMSVLFMILVLIYFRWWYI encoded by the coding sequence ATGAAGCGCAGAGATATTCTGTTTTTAGTGTTTGTTTTGACCCTGGCGGGAATTGTTGGGGGCCTTGTTGGCGACATCGTGGCTTCCTACCTGCCCGAGGGCGCGGTCAAAACACTTATCGAGAAGAACATCCCGATCGGTTTCGACGCGGTCGGATTCGATTTTTATATCATCAGCTTCACCTTCGGTTTCAAGGTGGCGATCAATTTCATGAGCGTGCTTTTTATGATTTTGGTATTGATCTATTTCCGCTGGTGGTATATATAG